From bacterium, one genomic window encodes:
- a CDS encoding asparagine synthase-related protein: MNELPRQGWRFLEGNWGPFRLVWLDMSQGTWIMARAPQGLKPLFWFASRQGLFFAQDIASLLDLMPFLPEPDWKRVPEYMVFQSVAAGNTLYQGVRELLPGELVLGDLFSGETRSLSLWPGWLEHCQEMALMAKGGAKESLWAAIRTSLMRESGASRGLFLSGGVDSALLAWGLKELDSWTPCPCMTVTCPGYRHDEGPFASKVVQELELPWEPIELSPWSFSRAWQQAIEKTAMPLTSTNQVIWWILCEAAQGLRVKRIFSGEGADGWLSGGLYQHEREALYLLGNDFEKTAPIVVNCRTHTLNDPLLVQRVVEQPLDLSPRCGIWKQCLESPQPDDLMEKAVLYHVRTVGQRLLTRAELVAQTRSLSLELPFLNEMFLVWSRSLGWEARNPRGIGKEPLKELCSQRFGLELAYRKKIGFPFPLRTWIRDSRDYNLEKYRQMLLETKRPIYSQKHLEKEVKARLSKSLRPVDWLLWSLINLELWLGWLEQKKEHFRSLGFSP; encoded by the coding sequence ATGAATGAGCTTCCCAGGCAGGGATGGAGATTCCTTGAAGGTAATTGGGGCCCCTTCAGGCTGGTTTGGCTGGACATGTCCCAGGGCACCTGGATCATGGCCAGGGCACCTCAAGGGTTAAAGCCCCTTTTTTGGTTTGCTTCAAGACAGGGGCTCTTCTTTGCGCAAGACATTGCCTCTTTGCTGGATCTGATGCCTTTTTTGCCAGAGCCGGACTGGAAAAGAGTTCCAGAATACATGGTTTTTCAAAGTGTAGCTGCAGGCAATACCCTGTACCAGGGAGTTAGGGAGCTGCTTCCAGGGGAGCTTGTGCTTGGAGATCTGTTCTCGGGTGAAACACGTTCATTGAGCCTTTGGCCCGGCTGGCTGGAGCATTGCCAAGAGATGGCCCTCATGGCCAAAGGGGGGGCCAAGGAGTCTCTGTGGGCAGCTATCCGCACGAGCCTCATGAGGGAGTCTGGGGCTAGCAGGGGTCTGTTTCTTTCGGGAGGGGTGGACTCGGCCCTTCTGGCATGGGGTCTTAAGGAATTGGACTCTTGGACTCCTTGCCCTTGTATGACTGTCACATGCCCGGGGTACCGCCATGATGAAGGCCCCTTCGCCTCGAAGGTTGTCCAGGAGCTTGAGCTTCCATGGGAGCCCATAGAGCTTAGCCCTTGGAGCTTTTCCAGGGCATGGCAGCAAGCCATTGAAAAAACAGCAATGCCGCTCACCAGCACCAACCAGGTGATCTGGTGGATCCTGTGTGAGGCTGCCCAAGGGCTTCGAGTAAAGAGAATCTTCTCTGGTGAAGGGGCAGATGGCTGGCTCTCGGGAGGACTTTACCAGCATGAGAGGGAGGCCCTATATCTGCTGGGCAATGATTTTGAGAAAACAGCCCCCATAGTTGTCAATTGCAGGACTCATACCCTGAACGACCCTCTTTTGGTTCAACGGGTGGTGGAGCAGCCCCTGGACCTGAGCCCCAGGTGCGGGATTTGGAAGCAGTGTTTGGAAAGCCCGCAGCCAGATGACCTGATGGAAAAAGCAGTTCTCTACCATGTGCGAACCGTCGGGCAAAGGCTGCTTACCAGAGCAGAGTTGGTGGCTCAGACCCGCAGCCTCAGCCTTGAACTGCCATTTCTTAACGAGATGTTCCTGGTATGGTCCAGATCTTTGGGCTGGGAAGCAAGGAACCCCAGAGGCATAGGCAAGGAGCCCCTAAAGGAACTCTGTTCCCAGAGGTTTGGATTGGAGTTGGCCTACAGGAAAAAGATTGGTTTTCCATTTCCCCTTCGCACATGGATAAGGGATTCCAGGGATTATAACCTGGAGAAATACAGGCAGATGCTGCTGGAAACAAAGCGCCCCATCTACTCTCAAAAGCATCTGGAAAAAGAGGTCAAGGCCCGCTTGAGCAAGAGCCTACGACCTGTGGATTGGTTGCTTTGGAGCCTCATCAATCTGGAGCTTTGGCTTGGCTGGCTTGAACAGAAAAAAGAACACTTCCGTTCTTTGGGCTTTTCTCCTTGA
- a CDS encoding aspartate aminotransferase family protein → MISNTGGHMGGKEELTKPVELVPRGLYTFHPGLAVRASGTHLFSSDGREFLDLTSGLGVMVLGHGEKRILQSIKAQAEKLLHQCAHIMMHEPYLELAKKLCALAPLQGSTKVFLCNSGAEAVEWAVKVARSATGKTAIVAFDGGYHGRTLLAATLTSRSKPYRTGYGSMAPEVYHIPYPYCYRCSLGHDPKACSMECLNALERFFLLERPPEDVAAVVVEPVQGEGGVVVPPEDFLPQLAAICSRHGILLVVDEIQTGLGRTGRLFCVQHQGVNPDLLIVGKALGGGLPLAAVVGRAELMDSVQASGFGSTFGGNPMACAAAHCLLQILTDEAIPERALRLESLFKARAQAWMDKMPFLGEIRALGAMWGLELVEKTNQPVPAPKLAREVVRRCREKGVLILSGGLYRNVLRLLPPLNISEEDLEAGLVALERALMEVGA, encoded by the coding sequence ATGATTTCCAACACAGGAGGCCATATGGGGGGAAAAGAAGAGCTCACCAAGCCTGTGGAATTAGTCCCAAGAGGCCTTTATACGTTTCATCCTGGTTTGGCTGTTCGTGCCAGCGGAACCCACCTGTTTTCCTCTGACGGGAGAGAGTTTCTGGATCTTACCAGCGGGCTGGGTGTCATGGTCTTGGGACATGGGGAGAAGCGGATCCTGCAGTCAATAAAGGCCCAAGCAGAAAAGCTCCTTCACCAGTGTGCCCACATCATGATGCATGAACCTTATCTGGAACTGGCCAAGAAACTCTGCGCACTGGCGCCTTTGCAAGGCAGCACTAAGGTGTTTCTTTGCAACTCTGGAGCCGAAGCCGTGGAGTGGGCGGTGAAGGTGGCCCGCTCGGCCACAGGCAAGACCGCCATAGTGGCTTTTGACGGGGGTTATCATGGAAGGACCCTTTTGGCCGCCACCCTGACCAGCCGTTCCAAGCCTTACAGGACAGGTTACGGCTCCATGGCTCCAGAGGTTTATCACATTCCATACCCATACTGCTACAGATGTTCCTTGGGACACGACCCTAAGGCTTGTTCCATGGAGTGTTTGAACGCACTGGAGCGTTTCTTCCTGCTCGAGCGGCCTCCTGAGGATGTGGCTGCTGTGGTTGTGGAACCTGTGCAAGGTGAAGGAGGGGTGGTTGTGCCCCCAGAGGACTTCCTGCCACAGCTGGCTGCCATTTGCTCCAGGCACGGGATCTTGCTTGTGGTTGATGAGATTCAAACCGGACTGGGCCGCACTGGAAGACTCTTTTGCGTGCAACACCAAGGTGTTAACCCAGACCTTTTGATTGTAGGCAAGGCTCTGGGAGGCGGTCTTCCTCTGGCAGCGGTGGTGGGCAGAGCCGAACTCATGGATAGTGTTCAGGCCAGCGGCTTCGGCAGTACTTTCGGGGGCAATCCCATGGCCTGTGCAGCAGCCCACTGCCTCTTGCAGATTCTCACGGATGAGGCCATACCAGAAAGGGCACTTAGACTGGAGTCTCTGTTCAAAGCAAGGGCTCAGGCCTGGATGGATAAAATGCCTTTTTTGGGGGAGATCAGAGCCCTTGGGGCCATGTGGGGTCTTGAGCTGGTGGAGAAGACAAACCAGCCTGTGCCTGCCCCCAAACTGGCCAGAGAAGTGGTCAGAAGGTGCAGAGAAAAGGGGGTGCTTATTCTCTCAGGTGGGCTCTACAGAAACGTGTTGAGACTTCTGCCCCCCCTGAACATTTCCGAGGAAGACTTGGAGGCCGGCCTTGTTGCATTGGAAAGGGCATTGATGGAGGTTGGGGCTTGA